The Gymnogyps californianus isolate 813 unplaced genomic scaffold, ASM1813914v2 HiC_scaffold_84, whole genome shotgun sequence sequence CTTCCCGTTGGTGCCCACGCACCAAATTTCTCGTTTCTGGTGAGGCCCCACGGTCTTCTCTTTGCGACGAGCCGTTTCGCGGGCTGCGCCCACCGCCCAACCTCGTCGGCCTCCCACCTCTACCTCCCAGTAGTGACGGCCGGTGGTGAAGCCCTGGGAACCCAGCACGCAATAATCCGAATCGAAACGTTTGGGGTTGTCCGGCAGGTCCTGGCGGCGTTCGCCCAGCTTGACGCTGCGTCGGTCGAGGGAGAGGCTCAGGCGAGGGTGGGCTGTGTCGGGGTCCAGGGTCACGTCGGCTGGAAGAGAGACGGGGACGTTAGGGGGTCGCCGGTCACCCCTATCTCCTCACAGATCCCAAtcccaagatttttttccccctcctccgAGTTCCCAACCCCAAATCCTCACCCACATGCGTCCCTGCAGCACCAGTGGCTACCGTGACCGATAGCCCCCACCGTGGgtctgtactggttttggctgggatagagttaaacCTCTTTAAACCCCAATTTCTTCTAACTCCTCTAAATCCCAATTTCTTCTAACTCCGGGACAGGTCCCATCCCAGCCCCACACGGAGCGGTCAGCAGCTCTGgatccagctctgcttttgggATGGGAAGAGGAAACAGCCATGTTAGGAGAGAATCCAGATCAAAGGACAGAGCAAGgcgtggggaggaaggagaggagaggccgGTATTGAGGGGACTGGCAGAAAGAGGGGGTGCAAAtcctggggaaggcagagctggagggggAAGCCCAAGAGATCCCAGcctgggagggcagggaaggagcagcgTCCGTTCCCCAGGACCTCACTGAGAAGCCGCGTCGTCCCCTTGGGCAGGGGAGCCAGGTCTCGCTCACCTTGAGGGACTTTACTGAAGACTTTCTCCATCTTCCTCATCACCACGTCCTGCAGAAAGTAGTTGCgatattttttccccacgtCCACCGGCACCATCTCGGGCTCCTGGAATTTGATGTTCTCGCATCTGccaagggggaaggaaaaaaaaaaaaagtggggatTCAGTGTGCTGAGCGGGGAGGTAAAGACAACCACAGGAGAAACGAGATGCCCTGCacacagccaaaaaaacccagagcgGGGCAGAGATCGGCTGAACCGGTTACGCTGGTACAGCCGGCGGTCCCCACCCTGTCTCGGCCGCAGGAAGCAGCCGAATCTCGGGCAGGGATGGAGCCGCGTCCACCCAGCACCGGGGACAGCCAGGCCGTGCTCTGACACGGCCCCGTTACCTGCCGGCGAGCGGCTGGGGGCCGATTTAGAAGAGCGGCTGGTTGTCCGATTTaaagatggaggaaaaagaacGATCCCTCCAGACTCACCAGCGGCTCCTGCTTCCCCGGGGCACGAGGTCTGCGCTGGCACACCCAGCTCCGCTCTCAAGAAGTGGCTGCCAGGTGCTGCGAGGGACTCCGAGATCTCTTCCcagcctttctcctctcccGTATGTCCCCAGCCATCCCCAAAAATCCCATCTGTACCCCACCGGGCCATCAGCCAGGAGTTCCCACCATCACGTTCGTTCCGACACCAGCCATAACCGAGCTTTCCCTCGCGTCACCCAACCCCAGCCTGGAAAAGCGCCCACCAGACggggtttaaaacaaaagctcatggggttttccccccccccacaaAAGCTATTTACAGCAAGGAGACGCCAACGGAAAGTGACTGACCTGATAAAAGTGCCTTTGATGTCCTGCAAAAGGAGGCAGCCGGGTGGGAAGCgggcagaaagagaaagaaaagattaggGAGGAGTGAGGCCGATCCCACCGTGGCTCACGCTAAATCTGCTTAGCAGCCACGGCTCAGCACTGTGACCAGGATGAGTCCCCGGCCATGGTCAGGTGGTGGGAATATCCCACAGAGAGACATATCCCATGGATTTACCCCGTGGTAGAGGCTTTTCCCACTAATACAGGCACCCTAGCAACCCCCAAATCTCTTGGGGCGTCCTGttcctttcccatttttcctctctgatccCACGGATGTTGCGGGATCCCTGACCGGAGGGACGGGGAAGGATCTAGCCCAGCAGGTAAGGACGTTCTCCCATGAGGGAGACCCTTTTCGAAGCAAGGTCCAGTCCCTTCTTGGCAGCTCTGCTTAATTCCCACCGCTAACGTTATCTCCTCGTCATAAAGCGGGGCCAGAGTTCCTACAGCCGCCGGCGCAGAGCCGAGCGAGGGTTCACGGTCCAGAGATCAACTGCGTGAATCACCCCAGTTTACAGCTCTTTGGGAACGTTCAAAAACATCTGGGAGAGGCCTCGCCCGGCAACggcagcagggctctgccctcctcctggGATCCCTGATCCCGACTTTCCCCTCTTCCCAtcccagggatggggggaaaataaacaaacaaacaaagaaaaagaccttGAGCAGTTGCAGCCCATCCTGTTTGCTCTTGTCCTCCGCCTCGGCGATGAGCCGGCTGAGGGCAGCgctctgctcttccagctggCTGATGTTGCTGCTCTGACGGGCCAGCAAGCTCTCGTAGCGTTCCTCCAACTGGTGCAAGAGCAGGACCTGCTCCCCGATGAGGAACTGGTGCAGCAGCTCGAAGTCCGACTCGAATTCCTTGATCTCTAGCTTCATCTTGTCCTGCAGAGCAcggaagagggaggagaggcatCCTTAGCTCAAGTGGCAGACCCAAAGGACATCAATTTGTTCTCTCTCCCAGGCTACCAATTCCCACAACGCATTCAGACACAAAACCCCCTTAATTAAGCTCTAATTCAGCCGGGAAACAGCTTCCAGCCCTTGCGATCCCAACGATTGCAGCAAAGGGACCGCAACGCCTCCGTGAGAGCTCATATCCGCaaggcagagggggaaaagCTTCCCTGCTCATCCCCCTCACCAGACTTCGGGCCAAGAAACACTCCCAGCGCTGGTGTTCCAGCGTCCTCCTTAGCTGAGGGCTGATTATTTTTTGGCAGGGTGAAAGGTGGAAGACAAGAGAAATGGGAAACGAGTAAGGGTGGAAAGGAATCCTGCGCAGGATCATCCGCTGTGCCAGGAGCAGCCGGCTCTTACCCTCAGCTCCGTGATCTTCTCCTCCTCATTGGATTTCTGCTTCAGGACCGCATCCAGCTTCTTCTTGAGCGGCTCCAGGTGGCTCTGGAGTTTGttctgagagaaagaaatgcatctcAAGCATGCCTGGCTCAGGCaatcccctccttcctctcccctttcagTCCCTAGCTCCATGGCAGGGCTGAAAACAAAGCCTCCTGCCCAGATTTCAGACCGCTTTCCCTAAGTGCTCGTTCTGGGAGCCGGTTTTAATTAGAAAGCCAAAAATCCTGCTCCACTCTGATCAGGGAACATCCACAAACGCCAGATCCGCAGTCACCAAGCGCAGACTGTTCGATGCGTGGCTCGAGCCATCGTGCATGCGTCCCGCTGGGTTGGGATCAGGACCCAGAGAGGGATCCGTGCTCCTAAATTCAGCACAAACCTAGGGCAGGCTTCGACCATCCTTTCAGGCTGTGCCTTTTGGTAGCAGCGTGGTCCTAGATCCGCTTAAGCCAACGACAAAATCACTACCTGCTTCATCAGTCGTGATTCCCTGCGCTGAATAAGCTTTggcatttccaaaaaaacccaaccacttCTGCCCTGCCGCCCTCCCAGGACGCTCCCTCTGCCCTTCACAAACAGCTCTGCCcttgagaaattaatttttctgcctCCTCGAGTATTTGCAGCGTCTTCCCCACagcaaaggaaaggggaaaacgGACTGAGCCGACCCAAGAACAAACAGCACTGCCGGCCGTGCTCCGACAACCCACCACGAAACAGCCCGACGCAGGGATGAGACACCCCAGCACTgtccttccccccccaaacTGCCTCCGTCTCCCCAAGCCTCCTCCTGGCTaccaaacccccccaaaaaatctcCAGGGGCTCAAAGGGTGCCGACTCTGATGGGAGCTGCCAACATATCAGCCATGGCCGGAGCTCTGGAGAGCTTCCAGCGAGGGAGGATGAGGTGAGATGCAACCATGTGCAGCAGTAACTCCTCCAAGACGCCTTTGGATATTAAAggaaccaaaaaaccccactcctTTCTTCCAGAAGACCCCAAAAAGTGAGACATGACCTTGCGGAGAACCCGAAGCCGCAAGAGACGGGGTGAGCAGCAGCCTGAAGGGCTCAGCGACCACCGTCCCCTGTCCCCCACCGCGCTTTGTTTCAGGGTCCCCGGTTGCGTCCGAGTGGGAAGAGACACCTTTGAGACAGCAAGGCTGCCCTGTTAAAACCCCTACGGAAGGGTCTCTGCCGCGGGGGATTTGGGGTCAGGCTTTGAAGACCCTCAGGCAGGTATCGCGCGAGCTGAGCGAGGCTGGAGAGCCACCCGGGAAGGGCTTTGTAAGGTGTGGACCCACCACAACGTGGGTGCTCGTTTCAATCTGCTGCAGCCCGGAGGGGTTTCACCCAAAAAACCAGCCCAGCGGGACCAGCTGAGCTCACCCGCTTCTCGGCAGGACGATTTCTCCCCGATCCAGCCGGCTTTGCCTTTGTTACCATCACCGCCTGGTCCCCAAACCTCCCTCCTGGTGGTTAACCAGACCCTCCCCATCCAAACCAACCCAGCCGCCGGCTTCGGGGCTCCCAGCCTCCTGCACCCCAACCCACGCAGCCCGTTCGTCCCCAACCCCCCTCCGCTCGCCGAACCAGCCCGGCGAGACCCACCCGTACGCCGCCTCCAACCACCCAACGCCGTCTGCCTGCCGCCAGCGTAACCCAGCCCGCGCCGTCGGCTCCTGCCGGCCGCTGACGGCTCTGTCTTCCTCccagaaaaaccccaaagcacCCCGTTTATCCCGACCCCGAAACCTTGGTACCTTGTAATCCTGCACGACCTCCTCGAGAGGGACGACGCTGTGATGCTTGTGGCTCCGTGACTCCCTGCACACCACGCAGATGGCTTGTTCGTCCACCTCGCAGAAGAGCTTGAGGGGTTCCTGGTGCTTCTCGCAAAGATTCGGTGGCCCCTGACCCCCCACCGCTACCAGGACCCCCGGGACCCCCACTGCGGCACCCGAAACCGAGGGaccggcggcgggcggcgcgaGGCGCTGGGGGTGCGGGTGCAGCTGGCGGATGATTTGCACCATGTTGGCCAGCTGAAGGTTGGGTCGGAAATTCCTCTGGAAGAAGGTTTTTCGGCATTGCGGGCAGGTGAAGGTCTGGAGGCGTCGAGGCCGCGTGGCCAGGACAGGGGGAGGAGGCGTCTgcacctcttcttcctcctcttccacctcctcctcttcctccacatCTTCCTCCATCACATCCTCGTCATAGTCCTCGTCCCCAAAGTAAAGCTCTCCCCCGACCCCACCGTCCCACATGTCCTCATCCACGGGATCTTCCCACAGGTCGGTGTCGTCCTCTTCCTCGCTCCACATGtcgtcttcctcctcctccgcgccgccgtcctcctcctcttcctcctgctccacaTCCAGCTCGTCCTCATCCAGCTCATCCTCCTCATCCTCCAGATCCTCCTCCAGCACGTCGCCCATCCCCACCTCTCCGCCGCCCACCGCCGCGGCCCCCGGGGCCACCTCGTACTCGGCCTCGCCGCCCCACAGCTGCGAGATGCAGACGCGGCAGAAATTGTGCCCGCAACCGATGGAAACGGGGTCCACGAAATAGTCCAAGCAGATGGCGCAAATGGCTTCCTCCTGCAGCGTCTCCACCGGGTTCAGCCGCCCGCTGGAGCCCCCCGAGGGGACCCCATCTCCTAAAACCACTGTGGCTGCCAtgagggcggcgggggggggagctgagagatcctcctcttcctcacaggGCCCTGAGCTCCCTGTCGACCCCCAGGTGCTCCCTACGCTAGGGTGGGCACCAGCTCGAACCCAGAAGGGCGGCCGGTCCCCACCCAGGTGCCACCAAGGCCTTGGGGTGTCGCTTCCTCTTTCAcctccccccctttccccccccctccctccaggGCCGGGCACTGCTCTACCCCTCGCTATTGCTTCCCTTTAGCAACCCCCCCGACCCCCAAAACCGGGGGTTGGCCCCGTTCCTGCCCTGTCCCGGCCCCCAACAGCCGGGCCTGACCCCGCTCCCCACCCCACAACACCCCCAAGGCCCAACCGGAGCCCGGTGGAGGCCTCACTCCTCCCCCAAacaaagcccccccccccgccccgccgtcCGCCCTCAGCGGGGCCGAGCTCTAGGCCTCACCGCTCCCCACAGCGATCCCCACCGCCGGGCCTGGCCCCAGCCTCAGCCCAACCGGGCCCGGAGGTGCCGCCCTCGCTAGGCCGCTGCCCCGTCACCGCCCCGCTGCTCGCCGACCCCGGCCCGGACACGGGGAAGACGCTCTAGCCCCTctcccgcccccgccgccaccgccgccgctgCTCTCTATGGTGCGGGCTCCGCCAACAGACGGGAAACACCGCAGCACTTCCGCTTTCCGGCCTCCCGCTGCAAACCCCGCCCCTTTAAGCGGCACCTGACCGGAAGTGGCGCGCTAGGCGCCGGCGGCGGGTTGCTAAGGAAACCGGGTGGGCGGAAGCGGACCGGGCGGCGCTTGAgccgcgccccccgcccccccccgccgctgcctCCGTCGCCCCCGTTGCCGCGGGAACCGAGGCGCCCCGTTGTCCGTGCGGTCAGCGCGGAGGGAGGCGGCGACAGAGGCCACGGCGACCCCGTAGCCTCTGTGGtctccgccgccgcccggcggCGGGCTTGTCTACCCCTTCACCTCGTTGCTCTTGGAGGTCTAGAGGGGGTCCGAGCCGGTGTTGTGCGGGCGGGGCCTGAAGGGCGTGGGCGGGGCCTTcgcgggagggggcggggctGCCTGGGGCGCCACCTGGGGTGCGGGAGGGCGTTACGCCTATAGCCCGGCTAGCTCAGTCGGTAGAGCATGAGACTCTTAATCTCAGGGTCGTGGgttcgagccccacgttgggcgttcttaaatttgttttacCCCCTATAATATCTCTTTTTGCTGCCCCACCGGACTCTTCCCCCCGCCGGAGCCGCGGAGCCCCCAGCGAGGCCCCGGCCCTCGGCGCCCGCCGCACCGGAGGGGGTTGCGCGGTCGTAGCCTCGCGGGGGGAACCATATTTCACGGCGTTTCTGTAGTGTAGTGGTTATCACGTTCGCCTCACACGCGAAAGGTCCCCGGTTCGAAACCGGGCAGAAACACTcgattttccttttctttccacccttttttttttcccctttgccccACCTTCACCCAAGCACTTTTAGCTCTTACAAGCGCTTTGGCCCCGCAGCTTGCGGCGGGGTCCCGCTGGGTAACACACGGCTATTCCACCCCCGCCCCGGCGAGCGGCTCTTCCCCGGGACCCT is a genomic window containing:
- the TRIM41 gene encoding E3 ubiquitin-protein ligase TRIM41, with product MAATVVLGDGVPSGGSSGRLNPVETLQEEAICAICLDYFVDPVSIGCGHNFCRVCISQLWGGEAEYEVAPGAAAVGGGEVGMGDVLEEDLEDEEDELDEDELDVEQEEEEEDGGAEEEEDDMWSEEEDDTDLWEDPVDEDMWDGGVGGELYFGDEDYDEDVMEEDVEEEEEVEEEEEEVQTPPPPVLATRPRRLQTFTCPQCRKTFFQRNFRPNLQLANMVQIIRQLHPHPQRLAPPAAGPSVSGAAVGVPGVLVAVGGQGPPNLCEKHQEPLKLFCEVDEQAICVVCRESRSHKHHSVVPLEEVVQDYKNKLQSHLEPLKKKLDAVLKQKSNEEEKITELRDKMKLEIKEFESDFELLHQFLIGEQVLLLHQLEERYESLLARQSSNISQLEEQSAALSRLIAEAEDKSKQDGLQLLKDIKGTFIRCENIKFQEPEMVPVDVGKKYRNYFLQDVVMRKMEKVFSKVPQADVTLDPDTAHPRLSLSLDRRSVKLGERRQDLPDNPKRFDSDYCVLGSQGFTTGRHYWEVEVGGRRGWAVGAARETARRKEKTVGPHQKREIWCVGTNGKKYQALTATEQTALSPSERPRRFGVYLDYERGQLCFYNAESMTHIHTFNASFHERIFPFFRILAKGTRIKICA